The genomic segment CGGCCTGCTGGACGCGATGGCGCGCCCCGGCACGATCGTGCCGCTGACTGTCGAGCTTGATGCGCCGCCACCTCTTTCGATCGCCGCGACCGCGGTCGCGCTGACCTTGTTCGATCACGAAACGCCGCTGTGGCTGGACAATCACGCGGCCGGCAGCGACGTGCTTTCGTTTCTTGGCTTTCACTGCGGCTGCCCGATCGCCAAGGATCCGGCTGACGCTGCCTTCGCCGTCATCGCTGAACCGGCCGCCATGCCGGCGCTGGATCGTTTCGCGATCGGCAGCGACACCTATCCCGATAGTTCGACAACGATCGTGATCGACCTGCCCTCACTCGATGAGGGGCCGGTCGTCGGACTGAGCGGCCCTGGCATTGACGGACGCGCGACCGTGGCGCCGG from the Pseudomonadota bacterium genome contains:
- the phnH gene encoding phosphonate C-P lyase system protein PhnH: MIGNDTQAPWPAFADPVFDAQRAFRGLLDAMARPGTIVPLTVELDAPPPLSIAATAVALTLFDHETPLWLDNHAAGSDVLSFLGFHCGCPIAKDPADAAFAVIAEPAAMPALDRFAIGSDTYPDSSTTIVIDLPSLDEGPVVGLSGPGIDGRATVAPVGLPAKFWDWTAMNRALFPLGVDVILTNRDAVTCLPRTTKTEVTACT